A part of Thermus neutrinimicus genomic DNA contains:
- a CDS encoding thiolase family protein encodes MREAVIVSAVRSPVARGKKDGALATLHPVDLSAQVMRQAVERVGLDPKELEDVLWGCAMPEAAQGLNIARLALLRAGFPVEVAGATINRFCSSGLQTIAMAAQAVMTGMADAVLAGGVEMMSQVPMSGYHTRLHPDLTPTEWTPEGYSTYIGMGFTAERVAERFGISREDQDRWALRSHQRAAQAWAEGRFTEVVPIRVPKVHYQGTKRVVEEILFERDETVRPETSLEALAKLRPAFKKGGTVTAGNASPYSDGAAAVVVMSREKAEALGLKPLARFISFAVAGVEPDIMGIGPVKAVPKALKRAGLGLDQVGLIEFNEAFAAQVLAVMRALEMPEERTNVNGGAIALGHPLGATGAKLTAQLIAELGRRGGGYGLVTMCIGGGMGAAGVFEVYPA; translated from the coding sequence ATGCGGGAAGCGGTAATCGTCAGCGCAGTGCGGAGCCCCGTGGCCCGGGGCAAAAAGGATGGGGCCTTGGCCACCTTGCATCCCGTGGACCTCTCGGCCCAGGTGATGCGGCAGGCGGTGGAACGGGTGGGCTTGGATCCCAAGGAGCTGGAGGATGTCCTCTGGGGCTGCGCCATGCCCGAGGCAGCCCAGGGGCTGAACATCGCCCGCTTGGCCCTCTTAAGGGCGGGCTTCCCTGTGGAGGTGGCGGGGGCCACCATCAACCGCTTTTGCTCCAGCGGCCTTCAGACCATCGCCATGGCGGCCCAGGCGGTGATGACGGGGATGGCGGATGCGGTGTTGGCGGGCGGGGTGGAGATGATGAGCCAGGTGCCCATGTCGGGCTACCACACCCGCCTCCACCCCGACCTCACCCCCACGGAGTGGACCCCGGAGGGCTACTCCACCTACATCGGCATGGGTTTTACCGCCGAGAGGGTGGCGGAGCGCTTCGGGATCAGCCGGGAGGACCAGGACCGCTGGGCCCTTAGGAGCCATCAAAGGGCGGCCCAGGCCTGGGCTGAGGGTCGGTTTACCGAGGTGGTGCCCATCCGGGTACCCAAGGTGCACTACCAGGGAACCAAGAGGGTGGTGGAGGAGATCCTTTTTGAGCGGGATGAAACCGTGAGGCCGGAGACCTCCCTCGAGGCCTTGGCCAAGCTCCGGCCCGCCTTCAAAAAGGGCGGCACCGTGACCGCGGGGAACGCAAGCCCCTACTCCGATGGGGCGGCGGCCGTGGTGGTGATGAGCCGGGAGAAGGCGGAGGCCCTGGGCCTGAAACCCTTGGCCCGCTTCATCAGCTTCGCCGTGGCCGGGGTGGAGCCGGACATCATGGGCATAGGTCCCGTCAAGGCGGTACCCAAGGCCCTAAAAAGGGCGGGCCTGGGCCTGGACCAGGTGGGCCTCATCGAGTTCAACGAGGCCTTTGCCGCCCAGGTGCTGGCGGTGATGCGCGCTTTGGAGATGCCCGAGGAGAGGACCAACGTGAACGGCGGGGCCATCGCCCTGGGCCACCCTTTGGGGGCCACCGGGGCCAAGCTCACCGCCCAGCTCATTGCCGAGCTGGGGAGGCGGGGTGGGGGGTATGGCCTGGTGACCATGTGCATCGGCGGTGGCATGGGGGCTGCCGGGGTTTTTGAGGTTTACCCAGCCTAG
- a CDS encoding acyl-CoA dehydrogenase family protein codes for MTEEKKLWQKGGGWLLEAPERLYTPEDFDESVKEIARTTRTFVEKEVLPLLERMEHGELELNVPLMRKAGELGLLGIDVPEEYGGLDLPKVISTVVAEELSGSGGFSVTYGAHTSIGTLPLVYFGTEEQKQKYLPKLASGEWIAAYCLTEPGSGSDALSAKTRATLSEDGRHYILNGVKQWISNAGFAHLFTVFAKVDGEHFTAFLVERDTPGLSFGPEEKKMGIKASSTRQVVLEDAKVPVENVLGEIGKGHKIAFNVLNVGRYKLGAGAVGGAKRALELSAKYAKERHQFGRSIGSFGLIQAKLGEMASRIYAAESAVYRTVGLIDEALLGRKGAEAVMAGIEEYAVEASIIKVLGSEVLDYVVDEGVQIHGGYGYSQEYPIERAYRDARINRIFEGTNEINRLLIPGMLLRRALKGQLPLFQAAMKLQKELLEPGFEEPEDLEAHQVAGLKKLALMVAGLAAQKYGEKVEEEQEVLGAVADILIDAYAAESALLRARRLGGVALAMARLYLLQALDRAQASALSVLPRLVEGDEARVVYSAARRLTKHEPVDLVALRREVAGAVLEAEGYPIPR; via the coding sequence ATGACGGAGGAGAAGAAGCTTTGGCAGAAGGGCGGGGGTTGGTTGTTGGAGGCCCCTGAGCGCCTCTACACCCCCGAGGACTTCGACGAGAGCGTCAAGGAGATCGCCCGCACCACCCGCACCTTCGTGGAGAAGGAGGTGCTTCCCCTTCTTGAGCGCATGGAGCACGGGGAGTTGGAGCTGAACGTGCCCCTCATGCGCAAGGCGGGGGAGCTTGGGCTTCTGGGGATTGATGTGCCCGAGGAGTACGGGGGGCTGGACCTGCCCAAGGTGATCTCCACGGTGGTGGCGGAGGAACTATCGGGCAGTGGGGGCTTTTCCGTCACCTACGGGGCCCACACCTCCATCGGTACCCTGCCCCTGGTCTACTTCGGCACCGAGGAGCAGAAGCAAAAGTACCTGCCCAAGCTGGCCAGCGGGGAGTGGATCGCGGCCTACTGCCTCACGGAGCCGGGATCGGGTTCGGATGCCCTTTCGGCCAAGACCCGGGCCACCCTTTCCGAGGACGGCAGGCACTACATCCTAAATGGGGTCAAGCAGTGGATCTCCAACGCCGGCTTCGCCCACCTCTTCACCGTTTTCGCCAAGGTGGATGGGGAGCACTTCACCGCCTTTTTGGTGGAGCGGGATACTCCCGGGCTTTCCTTCGGCCCCGAGGAGAAGAAGATGGGGATCAAGGCCTCCAGCACCCGCCAGGTGGTCCTCGAGGACGCGAAGGTCCCCGTGGAAAACGTCCTGGGGGAGATCGGTAAGGGGCACAAGATCGCCTTTAACGTCCTCAACGTGGGCCGGTACAAGCTGGGGGCGGGGGCGGTGGGCGGGGCAAAGCGGGCCCTGGAGCTCTCTGCCAAGTACGCTAAGGAACGCCACCAGTTCGGACGGTCCATCGGGAGCTTTGGCCTGATCCAGGCGAAGCTTGGGGAGATGGCCAGCCGCATCTACGCTGCCGAAAGCGCCGTCTACCGCACCGTGGGCCTTATCGACGAGGCCCTTCTGGGCAGGAAGGGTGCTGAGGCGGTGATGGCAGGGATAGAGGAGTACGCGGTGGAGGCCAGCATCATCAAGGTGCTGGGGTCGGAGGTGCTGGACTACGTGGTGGACGAAGGGGTGCAGATCCACGGGGGCTACGGCTACTCCCAGGAGTACCCCATCGAGAGGGCCTACCGCGACGCCCGCATCAACCGGATTTTTGAGGGCACTAACGAGATCAACCGCCTCCTCATCCCCGGGATGCTCCTAAGGAGGGCCCTGAAGGGGCAGCTACCCCTCTTCCAAGCGGCCATGAAGCTTCAGAAGGAGCTTCTGGAGCCCGGCTTTGAGGAGCCCGAGGACCTCGAGGCCCACCAGGTGGCGGGACTCAAGAAGCTTGCCCTGATGGTGGCGGGTCTTGCCGCCCAAAAATACGGGGAGAAGGTGGAGGAGGAGCAGGAGGTCCTGGGGGCGGTGGCGGATATCCTGATCGACGCCTACGCCGCCGAAAGCGCCCTCCTGAGGGCCAGGAGGCTTGGGGGGGTTGCCCTTGCCATGGCCCGGCTCTATCTCCTCCAGGCCCTGGACCGGGCCCAGGCTTCGGCCCTATCCGTCCTGCCCCGGTTGGTGGAAGGGGATGAGGCCCGGGTGGTCTACTCCGCGGCCCGCAGGCTCACCAAGCATGAGCCCGTGGACCTGGTAGCCCTGAGGCGGGAGGTGGCGGGGGCGGTCCTGGAAGCGGAGGGCTATCCCATCCCCCGCTGA
- a CDS encoding 3-hydroxyacyl-CoA dehydrogenase/enoyl-CoA hydratase family protein has translation MIKKVGVVGAGTMGSGIAALVASAGIPVVLLDIPGKENRNEPAKRGLERALKAKPAAFMDPDLARYVEIGNTEDDLGKLADCDWVVEAIIEKPEPKRALYERLEGILKPTAIVSSNTSGIPMRVLLEGRSEAFRRRFLGTHFFNPPRYLHLLELIPTPETDPEVLKEIRRFGERILGKGTVLAKDSPGFIANRLGVYGMVQAVRLMEKHGLSIDEVDALTGPLLGRPNSATFRTADLTGLDVLKLVTEELAQATGEDFALPEWVLRLVEEGRLGEKTGAGFYRRANGEIYTLDHRTLEYVPRAKVDLPELKALRDLPLAERLPKVLELPGKYGAFLRELLARTAHYTLEKASGIAYDLVSVDQALEWGFGWEEGPFKNMDALGHGRLEALFQELGLPKPELLGQAQGAFYRNGTYLGFDGAYHPLPRREGVISLKALKSEGKTLLEGKEAALLDLGDGVALLEFRTKMNAIGEGVIRMLQKSLEYVEEKGYVGLVIGNEDPRAFSAGANLALILSLAQEGDWDQLSLAVRQFQKASMSLRYSPFPVVVAPFGLTLGGGAEFTLHADSVQAHAELYMGLVEAGVGLLPAGGGTKEMLFRFTQELAPYEEADPFEGVKRAFNLIALAKTSTSALEARKMGFLRDRDRVSMNRDFLIADAKRRVLELAPDYRPPLPPRIRVLGSEALGNLRYAVWAFREAGEISDHDMRIGLEIAQVLTGGEGPAREVSEWDLLDLEREAFLRLLGTRKTQERIAYTLKTGKPLRN, from the coding sequence ATGATCAAGAAGGTGGGCGTGGTGGGCGCGGGAACCATGGGTAGCGGGATCGCCGCCTTGGTGGCGAGCGCCGGGATCCCGGTGGTCCTTTTGGACATCCCGGGCAAGGAAAACCGCAACGAGCCGGCCAAAAGGGGTCTTGAAAGGGCCTTGAAGGCCAAGCCGGCAGCCTTCATGGACCCGGATCTGGCCCGCTATGTGGAGATCGGTAACACCGAGGACGACCTGGGGAAGCTTGCGGACTGCGACTGGGTGGTGGAGGCCATTATCGAGAAGCCCGAGCCCAAGCGGGCTTTGTACGAGCGGCTGGAGGGCATCCTAAAGCCCACGGCCATCGTCAGCTCCAACACCAGCGGCATCCCCATGCGGGTGCTTTTGGAGGGCCGCTCCGAGGCTTTCCGCCGTCGCTTTTTGGGCACCCACTTCTTCAACCCGCCCCGCTACCTGCACCTGCTGGAACTGATCCCCACCCCTGAGACCGACCCTGAGGTCCTAAAGGAGATCCGGCGCTTTGGGGAGCGCATCCTGGGTAAGGGCACGGTTCTGGCCAAGGACTCTCCCGGCTTCATCGCCAACCGGCTTGGGGTCTACGGCATGGTGCAGGCGGTGCGCCTCATGGAGAAGCACGGCCTCAGCATTGACGAGGTGGATGCCCTCACGGGACCCCTTCTAGGCCGTCCCAACTCCGCCACCTTCCGCACCGCTGACCTCACGGGGCTGGATGTGCTCAAGCTGGTCACGGAAGAGCTGGCCCAGGCCACCGGGGAGGACTTTGCCCTGCCGGAGTGGGTCCTGCGCCTGGTGGAGGAGGGGCGGCTTGGGGAGAAGACGGGTGCGGGGTTTTACCGACGGGCGAATGGGGAGATCTACACCTTGGACCATCGCACCCTCGAGTATGTGCCCCGGGCCAAGGTGGACCTCCCTGAGCTTAAGGCCCTTCGGGATCTGCCCCTGGCGGAAAGGCTTCCCAAGGTGTTGGAGCTTCCCGGCAAGTACGGGGCTTTCCTCAGGGAGCTTTTGGCCCGCACCGCCCACTACACCTTGGAGAAGGCTTCCGGGATCGCCTACGACCTGGTCTCCGTGGACCAGGCCCTGGAGTGGGGCTTCGGTTGGGAGGAGGGGCCCTTCAAGAACATGGATGCCCTGGGCCACGGGCGCCTCGAGGCCCTTTTCCAGGAGCTGGGTCTTCCCAAGCCCGAGCTCTTAGGCCAGGCCCAGGGGGCCTTCTACCGCAATGGCACCTACCTGGGCTTTGACGGGGCCTACCACCCCTTGCCCAGGCGGGAAGGGGTTATTTCCCTAAAAGCCCTCAAGTCCGAGGGCAAGACCCTCCTAGAGGGCAAGGAGGCAGCCCTGTTGGACCTGGGGGATGGGGTGGCCCTTTTGGAGTTCCGCACCAAGATGAACGCCATCGGGGAGGGCGTGATCCGCATGCTCCAGAAGAGCCTGGAGTATGTGGAGGAAAAGGGCTATGTGGGTCTGGTGATCGGCAACGAGGACCCGAGGGCGTTTTCCGCTGGGGCTAACCTGGCCTTGATCCTCTCCCTGGCCCAGGAAGGCGACTGGGACCAGCTATCCCTGGCGGTGCGGCAGTTTCAGAAGGCTTCCATGTCCTTGCGCTATAGCCCCTTCCCGGTGGTGGTGGCACCCTTTGGCCTAACCCTGGGCGGGGGTGCGGAGTTCACCCTGCATGCGGATAGCGTCCAGGCCCACGCGGAGCTCTACATGGGCTTGGTGGAGGCCGGGGTGGGGCTTCTGCCCGCCGGGGGTGGCACCAAGGAGATGCTTTTCCGCTTCACCCAGGAACTTGCGCCCTACGAGGAGGCGGACCCCTTTGAGGGGGTGAAGCGGGCCTTTAACCTCATCGCCTTGGCCAAGACCTCCACCAGCGCCCTCGAGGCCCGCAAGATGGGCTTCCTTAGGGATCGGGATCGGGTCAGCATGAACCGGGACTTCCTCATCGCCGACGCCAAGCGGCGGGTCTTGGAGCTGGCCCCGGATTACCGCCCACCCCTTCCTCCAAGGATCCGCGTCCTGGGCAGTGAGGCCTTGGGCAACCTGCGCTATGCGGTCTGGGCCTTCCGGGAGGCGGGGGAGATCTCGGACCACGACATGCGGATCGGCCTGGAGATTGCCCAGGTCCTCACGGGTGGGGAGGGCCCGGCGCGGGAGGTTTCCGAGTGGGACCTTCTGGACCTGGAACGGGAAGCCTTCTTGAGGCTCCTCGGCACCCGTAAGACCCAGGAGCGGATCGCCTACACCCTCAAGACGGGTAAGCCCCTTAGGAACTAA